The proteins below are encoded in one region of Flammeovirga kamogawensis:
- a CDS encoding glycosyltransferase family 2 protein, producing the protein MFYTLLIYIFWIFIFITVYSVVGYGIVLYTLVKLKEFFSTRTHYSSKEIPKITVLIPCFNEADILAQKIENTFDVNYPKDKITVIVVADGSTDNSEEIVKNYPEVIFFHKKRRAGKSAAINRAIEHVTTPITICTDANTLLNKEAFTELTERFNDQKIGCVCGEKRILKDAKDLTSASEGMYWKYESKLKEWDASLSSVMGGAGELIAFRTSLYPQIPENVILDDFYITMKILMGGHKVDYAPNAYALESGSFNIKEEMKRKVRIAAGGFQMIFLLLPLLNIIRYKHISFQYISHRVLRWLIVPFALPMLFIINALLCFKFGGIYTFVFSVQILLYSSAISVHFIRKYWTPYKVMMLPYYYAVMNYCAIMGFIRFIIGNQSSVWEKSIRK; encoded by the coding sequence ATGTTCTATACTCTACTAATTTACATATTTTGGATCTTTATTTTTATTACCGTATACTCTGTTGTAGGCTATGGTATAGTACTGTATACTTTAGTAAAGCTAAAGGAATTCTTTTCAACAAGAACTCACTACAGTAGTAAAGAGATTCCAAAAATAACAGTCTTAATCCCTTGTTTTAATGAGGCTGATATCCTAGCTCAAAAAATTGAAAATACTTTTGATGTTAATTACCCTAAAGATAAAATTACGGTAATTGTTGTTGCAGATGGTAGTACTGATAATTCTGAAGAAATAGTGAAGAATTACCCTGAAGTAATTTTCTTCCATAAGAAAAGAAGGGCTGGTAAATCTGCAGCAATAAATAGAGCAATTGAACATGTTACAACTCCTATAACAATATGTACAGATGCTAACACACTCTTAAATAAGGAAGCATTTACTGAATTGACGGAACGCTTCAATGATCAAAAAATAGGGTGCGTTTGTGGAGAAAAAAGAATTCTTAAAGATGCGAAAGACCTTACTTCTGCAAGTGAGGGAATGTATTGGAAATACGAATCTAAACTTAAAGAATGGGATGCAAGTTTAAGCTCTGTGATGGGTGGTGCAGGAGAGCTTATAGCATTTAGAACATCACTTTATCCGCAAATTCCAGAAAATGTAATTCTAGATGATTTTTATATTACAATGAAAATCTTGATGGGAGGGCACAAAGTAGATTATGCACCAAATGCTTATGCTTTAGAATCAGGCTCATTTAATATAAAAGAAGAAATGAAAAGAAAAGTAAGAATAGCAGCTGGAGGTTTTCAGATGATTTTTCTGCTTTTACCTCTTTTAAATATTATTAGGTACAAACACATCTCATTTCAATACATATCACATAGAGTTTTAAGGTGGTTAATTGTACCGTTTGCATTGCCTATGCTTTTTATAATAAATGCATTGTTATGTTTTAAATTTGGAGGCATATACACATTCGTTTTTTCAGTTCAAATACTACTTTATTCAAGTGCAATATCTGTACACTTTATAAGAAAATACTGGACTCCATACAAAGTCATGATGCTGCCTTATTATTATGCAGTCATGAATTATTGTGCAATTATGGGCTTTATTCGGTTTATAATTGGTAATCAATCTTCTGTTTGGGAAAAATCAATAAGAAAATGA
- a CDS encoding glycosyltransferase family 2 protein yields MGKDLISIITVNYKNAAITIEFLDSIVLLDRNDLEVIIIDIDPDFDNTQNYKDLLPNVVVIHIKENIGFSAANNLGIDISTGSFLYFTNNDTELTSTSIDPLVSFLKNNDVGFISPKIKYYDNKNIIQYAGYTKVNSLTGRNTTIGSFCLDTDEAFSQSYETSYIHGAAMMCKKAFIKEVGKMPTEYFLYYEELDWSSKTHRVGKKNWYVGAAEIYHKESMSVGKESSLKEYFIIRNRMIFMIKHQKPLKSTLFLLYCSCIVIPKRLIILLLKRKSLKYIKACINGYIDAIKFFTIKEKHIPNKGLKYL; encoded by the coding sequence ATGGGAAAAGATTTAATCTCAATAATTACAGTAAATTATAAGAATGCTGCCATTACTATAGAGTTTTTAGATTCTATTGTTCTATTGGATAGAAATGATTTGGAAGTAATTATAATTGATATTGACCCTGACTTTGATAATACTCAGAATTACAAGGATTTACTTCCTAACGTAGTAGTTATACACATAAAAGAAAATATTGGATTTTCGGCTGCAAATAACTTAGGTATTGATATATCTACCGGTTCTTTTTTGTATTTTACTAATAATGATACAGAGCTTACTTCAACAAGTATTGATCCTCTAGTATCATTTCTTAAAAATAATGATGTTGGCTTTATTAGTCCTAAAATAAAATACTATGACAATAAAAATATTATACAATATGCAGGGTATACCAAAGTAAATTCTTTAACTGGCAGAAATACCACAATAGGTAGTTTCTGTTTAGATACTGATGAAGCATTTTCTCAATCATATGAAACATCATATATCCACGGGGCTGCTATGATGTGCAAGAAAGCGTTTATAAAAGAGGTTGGAAAAATGCCTACAGAGTATTTCTTGTATTATGAAGAATTAGATTGGTCATCAAAAACGCATAGAGTCGGCAAAAAAAATTGGTACGTTGGTGCTGCAGAAATTTACCACAAAGAGTCTATGAGTGTAGGTAAGGAAAGTAGCTTAAAAGAATATTTTATTATAAGAAATCGAATGATTTTTATGATTAAACATCAAAAACCATTAAAATCGACACTATTTCTGCTGTATTGTAGTTGTATAGTTATACCTAAAAGATTAATTATTTTGCTACTAAAAAGAAAGTCTTTGAAATATATTAAAGCCTGTATTAATGGATACATTGATGCAATAAAATTTTTCACCATAAAAGAAAAACACATACCCAATAAAGGACTCAAATATTTATAA
- a CDS encoding acyltransferase, producing the protein MEKIKAYLKSNPSIKKMIHSMIISNYRPRLWVRLLWNPFVHKKGKGAIIRSQVRKDVLPFNQFTVGEKTIIESYSVINNAVGDVTIGKECVVGFGNTIIGPIEIQDDVILAQNVVISALNHLYEDVSKPIAKQGVTVNKITIGNNSWIAANVSIVAGVTIGKHCVIGAGAVVTKSIPDYHIAIGNPARLIKKYNPVTKSWEKI; encoded by the coding sequence ATGGAGAAAATAAAAGCATACTTAAAGAGTAATCCATCTATTAAAAAGATGATTCACTCTATGATAATAAGTAATTATAGACCCAGGTTATGGGTCAGGTTATTATGGAACCCGTTTGTTCATAAAAAAGGGAAAGGAGCTATTATACGATCACAAGTTAGAAAAGATGTCTTGCCTTTTAATCAGTTTACAGTTGGAGAAAAAACAATCATTGAAAGTTATTCGGTAATTAATAATGCTGTTGGTGATGTTACCATTGGAAAAGAATGCGTTGTAGGTTTTGGGAATACAATCATAGGACCAATTGAAATACAAGATGATGTAATACTCGCTCAAAACGTTGTAATTTCAGCACTAAATCATCTATATGAAGATGTTTCTAAGCCGATTGCAAAACAAGGTGTTACCGTAAATAAAATTACAATAGGAAATAATAGTTGGATTGCAGCAAATGTGAGCATTGTAGCTGGTGTAACAATTGGTAAGCATTGTGTAATTGGTGCAGGTGCAGTAGTTACTAAATCAATTCCAGACTACCACATTGCAATAGGAAATCCAGCTCGTTTGATTAAGAAATATAATCCTGTTACTAAATCATGGGAAAAGATTTAA
- a CDS encoding glycosyltransferase has translation MHKNIPIVMQGLTRYDADYGATSLSLAKEWAKERLVFYIDHPFTFKDKWSGNYLKDFKNRAAIFSKEVLFLRPFKELPNFINITPDVLFPINFLNDGRLYQMFKKYNLKKIISSLNKVLGTFDVDEVIYINSFNPVYDITQIGFKSRATIYHCVDLISGERYIAKHGMKAEERSTKSADLVITTSDQLKKNLLHFNKNTEVVYNGADYLHFQKESYSLPNEYETLNRKKIVVYVGNLGLRIDYTLVEQIALDNQDLNFVFIGPIDPREFKGEKVKALENVFFLGKKRMVDVPDYIFHANYCLIPFVINELTKCIYPLKINEYFSLGKPVLTTPFTDLSNFKNLVIPFTSTASFKSGINQIDESLQTIETRKTFAKNNRWEIKAKEFLQHIEKILWRK, from the coding sequence ATGCATAAAAACATTCCTATAGTAATGCAAGGTTTAACTCGGTATGATGCGGATTACGGAGCAACATCTTTGTCTTTAGCAAAGGAATGGGCTAAAGAGCGTTTAGTATTTTATATAGATCACCCTTTTACTTTTAAAGATAAATGGAGCGGTAACTATTTAAAAGACTTTAAGAATAGAGCAGCAATTTTTTCTAAAGAAGTGCTTTTCTTACGACCATTTAAAGAGCTTCCCAATTTTATTAATATTACACCTGATGTATTGTTTCCAATTAATTTCTTAAATGATGGAAGACTATATCAAATGTTTAAGAAATATAATTTAAAGAAGATAATAAGTTCCTTGAATAAGGTGTTAGGAACATTTGATGTAGATGAAGTTATTTATATCAATTCTTTTAATCCAGTATATGATATAACTCAAATAGGTTTTAAAAGTAGAGCAACTATTTATCATTGTGTTGATTTGATTTCGGGCGAACGATATATAGCAAAGCACGGAATGAAGGCTGAAGAACGATCAACAAAAAGTGCAGATTTAGTGATTACAACTTCAGATCAATTAAAGAAAAATCTATTACATTTTAATAAGAATACAGAGGTTGTCTATAACGGTGCAGATTATCTGCATTTTCAAAAAGAATCATATTCACTTCCAAATGAGTACGAAACATTAAACAGAAAAAAAATTGTTGTTTATGTTGGTAATTTAGGTTTAAGAATTGATTATACTTTAGTAGAACAGATTGCTTTAGATAACCAAGATTTAAATTTTGTTTTTATAGGGCCTATTGATCCTAGAGAATTTAAAGGAGAAAAAGTTAAGGCTCTTGAGAATGTATTTTTTCTAGGAAAAAAAAGAATGGTAGATGTACCTGATTATATATTTCATGCTAATTATTGCTTAATACCATTTGTAATTAATGAGTTGACCAAGTGTATTTACCCATTAAAAATAAATGAATATTTCAGCCTTGGGAAACCTGTTTTAACAACACCTTTTACAGACTTGTCCAATTTTAAAAATTTAGTAATTCCTTTTACTTCAACAGCTAGTTTTAAATCAGGAATTAATCAAATTGATGAATCATTGCAAACAATTGAAACCAGAAAAACATTTGCGAAAAATAATAGGTGGGAAATTAAAGCAAAAGAATTTCTTCAACATATTGAAAAAATATTATGGAGAAAATAA
- a CDS encoding glycosyltransferase family 2 protein — MDISVIVPTHNRENLVIQLAESIKRQTIDSTNYEVIFICDGCVDNTVAVLNKLYSDLENWNIVAIDQSGPAKARNTGAFLAKGKYLAFTDDDCIANPNWLESILSKFNNTAVSVLGLEGMTFTDKKNVTPLTHQIENLNGNPAVPTCNAAFKKDIFLELGGFDESFPFAHNEDADFAWRMKERGEIIFVKEMGIYHPPRKEKLSKLKTRMKILESEFHLYYKNKVLYKKYRNTSPWRTIYIEVFLYHQLRMLKHVLGFFYKPKLCINGIVLVFSWWINLIELLPSFLKKENYYKKLFA; from the coding sequence ATGGATATAAGTGTAATTGTACCTACTCATAACAGAGAAAATCTAGTCATTCAATTGGCGGAGTCAATTAAAAGGCAAACTATTGACTCTACTAATTATGAAGTGATTTTTATTTGTGATGGATGTGTTGACAATACGGTTGCTGTATTGAATAAATTATATAGTGATTTAGAAAATTGGAACATTGTTGCTATTGATCAGTCTGGGCCTGCAAAAGCTAGAAATACAGGAGCCTTTTTGGCAAAAGGAAAATATTTAGCTTTTACAGATGATGATTGCATTGCAAATCCAAACTGGTTAGAATCCATTTTATCTAAATTTAATAATACAGCTGTTTCAGTACTTGGTTTAGAGGGAATGACTTTTACAGATAAAAAGAATGTAACACCTTTAACACATCAAATTGAAAATTTAAATGGTAATCCTGCAGTACCAACATGTAATGCAGCATTTAAGAAAGATATATTCCTAGAACTGGGTGGTTTTGATGAATCATTTCCTTTTGCTCATAATGAAGATGCTGATTTTGCATGGAGAATGAAGGAAAGAGGTGAGATTATTTTTGTTAAAGAAATGGGAATTTATCATCCGCCTAGAAAAGAAAAATTAAGTAAGTTAAAAACTCGGATGAAAATTCTTGAAAGTGAATTTCATCTCTATTACAAAAACAAAGTATTATATAAAAAGTATAGAAATACATCTCCTTGGCGGACCATTTATATTGAAGTATTCCTTTATCACCAATTACGAATGCTTAAACATGTATTAGGCTTTTTCTATAAACCTAAGTTATGTATTAATGGAATAGTACTTGTTTTTTCGTGGTGGATTAATCTAATAGAATTACTTCCTTCATTTTTAAAAAAAGAAAATTATTATAAAAAATTATTTGCTTAA
- a CDS encoding class I SAM-dependent methyltransferase: MKINVPADRFDLNIDPNWKVLEIGGGHNPHPRANVIVDKYDNTNNGHRAGDIVIREGQEFHLADGEDLPFEDNAFDYVICCHVLEHVDNPIKFISEMCRVAKMGYLEVPSLIGEYLVPKGSHEWVFLSIDDTIVGKKKASIKGLGEGIDFGDFFLYYLSRESIAFKLLIATYPDILTVRYQWKDTLPIKIDLSEEEDNYFKSAWSKEEILNQFPKRTLKKELSLFFNAFILLTKGMFNKILKGYKLRKLDDSIGLNSKK; the protein is encoded by the coding sequence ATGAAGATTAATGTACCAGCTGATCGTTTTGATTTAAACATTGATCCAAACTGGAAAGTTCTTGAGATCGGAGGTGGACATAACCCACACCCCAGAGCAAATGTAATAGTTGATAAGTATGACAATACTAACAATGGACATAGAGCTGGAGATATTGTTATAAGGGAGGGGCAAGAGTTTCATTTAGCCGATGGAGAAGATTTACCTTTTGAAGATAATGCCTTTGATTATGTGATTTGTTGCCATGTACTAGAACATGTTGACAACCCAATTAAATTTATTAGCGAAATGTGTAGAGTTGCTAAAATGGGTTATTTGGAAGTTCCCTCACTTATCGGGGAATATCTAGTTCCTAAGGGCTCACATGAATGGGTATTTTTATCTATTGATGATACAATTGTAGGTAAAAAGAAAGCAAGTATTAAGGGGTTAGGAGAGGGCATAGATTTTGGCGATTTCTTTTTGTACTATTTGTCACGGGAATCAATAGCTTTTAAATTACTGATTGCAACATATCCCGATATACTGACAGTTCGGTATCAATGGAAAGATACTTTACCAATTAAAATTGATTTATCTGAAGAAGAAGATAATTATTTTAAGAGTGCATGGTCTAAGGAAGAGATTTTAAATCAATTTCCTAAAAGGACTTTAAAGAAGGAATTAAGCCTATTTTTCAATGCATTTATACTGCTTACAAAAGGAATGTTTAATAAAATATTGAAAGGCTATAAGCTCAGAAAACTAGATGATTCAATTGGTTTAAATTCAAAGAAATAA
- a CDS encoding glycosyltransferase family 4 protein, with product MMSIEWLSCVEKGCGIGQYSAAICEELFNRNVNVALRRKGDENKDFVKNYSYRSLRGFKDYIAPYYLKKCLQSIHDKPMVWHADNIDAFTGLLWSKKHLEAIKVVTIHDVIPIVTDQIHSWKKIYYNYQLNKSLNQSDLIVTVSEYSKQDIIRHTSVEPKKIKVVYNGINHELLKPIFKKNNKKFTIAYLGGLGAPHKNAKALIEVANILEKRGREFTMKIGSGNAQLTPLPGLVEKYNLKNIQFVGFIEDSLKPQFLGEADLFLFTSKYEGFGLPPLEAMACGTATISTGNTSLKEVLNDGAILTSTDPEDIANKVELLMDDTALRLEYQNKGIERASKFSWKKSVDQLMDEYKKLV from the coding sequence ATGATGTCAATTGAATGGCTATCTTGTGTAGAAAAGGGTTGTGGAATAGGACAATATTCAGCAGCTATTTGTGAGGAATTATTTAATAGAAATGTGAATGTTGCTTTGCGTAGAAAAGGTGACGAAAATAAAGATTTTGTAAAAAATTATAGCTACAGGTCTTTAAGAGGTTTTAAAGATTATATAGCACCTTATTACCTTAAAAAATGTTTACAGTCAATCCATGATAAACCGATGGTCTGGCATGCAGATAATATTGATGCTTTTACTGGACTTTTGTGGAGTAAAAAACATTTAGAAGCTATTAAAGTAGTTACTATTCATGATGTTATACCGATTGTTACAGATCAAATACACTCTTGGAAAAAGATATATTATAATTATCAGTTAAATAAAAGTTTAAACCAAAGTGATCTTATCGTTACTGTTTCAGAATATTCAAAACAAGATATCATACGGCATACTTCTGTTGAACCGAAGAAAATTAAAGTTGTTTATAATGGTATTAACCATGAGTTATTAAAACCCATATTTAAAAAAAACAACAAGAAATTTACTATTGCATATTTAGGTGGTTTGGGAGCTCCTCATAAAAACGCCAAAGCTTTAATTGAAGTAGCCAATATATTAGAAAAAAGAGGAAGAGAATTTACGATGAAGATAGGGAGTGGAAATGCACAATTAACACCACTTCCTGGTTTAGTAGAAAAATATAATTTAAAGAATATTCAATTTGTTGGTTTTATTGAGGATAGTTTAAAACCACAGTTTTTAGGGGAAGCAGATTTGTTTCTTTTTACATCAAAATATGAAGGATTTGGATTGCCTCCATTAGAAGCTATGGCGTGTGGTACAGCAACAATATCTACTGGTAATACTTCACTTAAAGAGGTTTTGAATGATGGAGCAATATTAACATCAACAGATCCAGAAGATATAGCAAATAAAGTAGAATTATTAATGGATGATACTGCGCTTAGACTAGAATATCAAAATAAAGGTATTGAAAGAGCAAGTAAGTTTTCGTGGAAAAAATCTGTTGATCAATTGATGGATGAATACAAAAAATTAGTATAA
- a CDS encoding TolC family protein encodes MNLKYTISLFILTITINATAQDRPLYVSSQIDSLSSIGLENNYLLKAKDAEILIANENLIREKKSWLSSFSFSVSTFKYSANNTLTSVSAFSDIGLGLTIDLFTITSLNNRVRAAQHLITKKQMEYRHQQKVVEREYITIYTNYIKSTEKLKIITEQENSQKEMLLITKDKLLRGEAKMEDYLLLEQKLHETQVQKVEAEVGAVLAKHELELLISE; translated from the coding sequence ATGAACCTAAAATACACTATTTCTCTTTTCATTTTAACTATCACTATTAATGCAACAGCCCAAGATAGACCACTATACGTAAGTTCACAGATTGATTCATTGTCTTCAATTGGATTAGAAAACAACTATTTATTAAAGGCAAAAGATGCTGAAATTTTAATAGCAAATGAAAACCTTATACGTGAAAAGAAAAGTTGGTTATCATCATTTTCTTTTTCTGTAAGTACGTTTAAATATTCTGCTAATAATACACTTACAAGTGTCAGTGCTTTTTCTGATATAGGTCTAGGTCTAACAATAGATTTATTTACAATTACTTCTTTAAATAATAGAGTTAGAGCTGCCCAACACCTTATTACAAAGAAGCAGATGGAATATAGACATCAACAAAAAGTTGTGGAAAGAGAGTACATCACTATTTATACAAATTATATTAAATCTACTGAAAAACTTAAAATTATAACCGAACAAGAAAACAGCCAGAAAGAAATGCTTCTTATCACTAAAGATAAATTATTAAGAGGAGAAGCGAAGATGGAAGATTACTTATTATTAGAACAAAAACTTCATGAAACACAAGTTCAAAAAGTAGAAGCTGAAGTAGGTGCAGTCCTCGCTAAGCATGAACTTGAATTGTTGATCTCTGAATAA
- a CDS encoding GumC domain-containing protein, which yields MENLFYIIKGVLKRWYLWLGIPFLTSLILYLNMKEFKIYESKAKMQFELTTDGSLSITSKSLQLFEIGLMFTDLLEIARIKRVTEQVQLEILIECLGENKFYNINSANNLFSDEEIIRRAKFLIESYSALDMQRPIDITINNILIYNNLSTSDINNRIIINRIGSSKYIDVKVEDSNPIAAKFIVKSISNAWIREYRHEIQKRYSEKRKSIEATCNSTQKELNILLDSLKEYKRKKKVIDVDETTKYLIDRRIELQNSVAKLKKDLASKKESIAYIEQKLNKNKDFGFSDQNESINSKIIVLKDSLRKLQQEKEYNSYNLERLPTDYMDKLNIKIAGVEKSIQKSISSSISSTTYDPSLTKQTMVNDYVKDQIDYVKEEAMIKVMNQELYQLSKQSDHFIEIISNIKKMEHQIKTKEKYYLTLLEKKYFAEILEDDAGHNFFIVETANFPIKHKKSKRALIVLGSFIGSLILFIVVITSTIIFDPKYHLPFQFEKDSLIPIISTITLPITDKKNSKYIPSFLKKIFDRRRERKNTQINQITIDNYRLLRRTILSIEEDTNIISFIDARSNFITLNTILIIRKMLQQTGIKTLLFYADWNAPLSMQEINESYKNLDDLDTLNECSIINLSEEQKSPYDYLLPEDWFSKLKNLRSTYNYIFIIPPPTRVSTEWMEWINLSSEAFYVFELHQSFNQLDVKNQTYLLDTHCNIIGGILTSKSK from the coding sequence ATGGAGAATTTATTTTACATAATAAAAGGTGTTTTAAAAAGATGGTATTTGTGGTTAGGAATACCATTTCTTACTTCTTTAATTCTATACTTAAACATGAAAGAGTTTAAGATATATGAATCTAAGGCTAAAATGCAATTTGAATTAACCACAGATGGTAGTTTATCAATTACCAGTAAATCGTTACAGCTTTTTGAAATTGGCTTAATGTTTACAGATTTACTTGAAATAGCAAGGATTAAAAGAGTTACAGAACAAGTTCAACTAGAAATACTAATAGAATGCTTAGGTGAAAATAAATTTTATAATATAAATTCTGCAAACAATTTATTTAGTGATGAAGAGATTATAAGACGTGCAAAATTCTTAATTGAGAGCTATTCTGCATTGGACATGCAAAGACCAATCGATATCACTATCAATAATATTCTTATTTATAATAACCTTAGTACTTCTGATATCAACAACAGAATTATTATTAACCGAATTGGGAGTAGTAAATATATTGATGTTAAAGTAGAAGATAGTAACCCTATTGCTGCAAAATTTATTGTAAAATCCATTTCTAATGCATGGATTAGAGAATATAGACATGAAATACAAAAACGTTATTCTGAAAAAAGAAAAAGTATTGAAGCCACATGTAATAGTACACAAAAAGAGCTTAATATTTTACTTGATTCATTAAAAGAATATAAGCGTAAAAAGAAAGTAATTGATGTTGACGAAACAACTAAATATTTAATTGATAGAAGAATAGAACTACAAAATTCTGTTGCCAAACTTAAAAAAGACCTTGCTTCTAAGAAAGAATCAATTGCATATATAGAACAAAAATTAAATAAGAATAAAGACTTTGGGTTTAGTGATCAAAATGAATCAATAAATAGTAAAATAATTGTTTTAAAAGACTCTTTAAGAAAGCTGCAACAAGAAAAAGAATACAATTCTTATAATCTAGAAAGGTTACCAACGGATTATATGGATAAGCTTAACATTAAAATAGCTGGTGTTGAAAAAAGTATTCAAAAAAGCATATCAAGTTCAATATCTAGTACTACATACGACCCTAGCTTAACAAAGCAAACAATGGTGAATGATTATGTAAAAGATCAAATTGATTATGTGAAAGAAGAAGCAATGATAAAGGTTATGAATCAAGAACTTTATCAATTATCTAAACAATCTGACCATTTTATTGAGATTATCTCAAATATTAAAAAGATGGAACATCAGATTAAAACAAAGGAAAAATACTATCTTACTCTACTTGAAAAAAAATACTTTGCTGAAATCCTAGAAGATGATGCTGGACATAATTTCTTTATTGTTGAAACAGCTAACTTCCCTATTAAACATAAAAAATCTAAAAGAGCACTCATTGTATTAGGTTCTTTTATTGGTTCATTAATTTTGTTTATCGTAGTTATAACTAGTACAATAATTTTTGATCCTAAATACCACCTTCCTTTCCAATTTGAAAAAGACTCTTTAATACCAATTATAAGTACTATTACGCTTCCAATAACAGATAAGAAAAATAGTAAATATATACCTTCGTTTTTAAAGAAAATCTTTGATAGAAGAAGAGAAAGAAAGAACACTCAGATTAATCAGATTACGATTGATAATTATAGACTTTTAAGAAGAACAATTTTAAGTATTGAAGAAGACACTAATATCATTTCATTTATTGATGCGAGAAGTAATTTTATCACCCTAAATACAATCTTAATTATTAGAAAAATGCTACAACAAACAGGTATAAAAACCTTGTTGTTTTATGCCGATTGGAATGCTCCTTTATCAATGCAAGAAATAAATGAAAGCTATAAAAATTTAGACGACTTAGATACACTCAATGAATGCTCAATTATCAATTTATCAGAAGAACAAAAATCACCTTATGATTACCTTCTTCCGGAAGATTGGTTTAGTAAATTAAAAAACTTAAGATCAACATATAATTACATTTTCATCATCCCTCCTCCTACAAGGGTTTCTACTGAATGGATGGAATGGATAAATTTATCATCAGAAGCATTTTACGTTTTTGAACTACACCAGAGTTTTAATCAACTTGATGTAAAGAATCAAACTTATCTTTTAGATACACATTGTAATATTATAGGTGGAATATTAACCTCTAAGAGTAAATGA
- a CDS encoding glycosyltransferase, with product MDKLILLLYFILGGYLLFYCTYFMSTLVIGSFYKTKYDQHLTNKHDNWLIIIPAYNPNSILLKVLESIYKFSPKNDYQVFVLFQNADQKIIDKSIANYTFEHDEKSFDPKLGNTYVQALKYINSSIKNKEDFTHVILLDKDNIVDENFFSILATIRANGFEYIQGKRLPLALKNGVASYDAISEELNNVTLRNYKAALNWMPELTGSAFIIKQNLFYNGIENLDLKNPGMDKNLFLEWLLNSKENIKSTYTDKALVYEEKTDDIKVLKQQRTRWFAEQYLTAFAYSKKLISRFIKTGRLEILDYTISIFRPPRSVVYLILPLFFILERIFIPQYYLFTLSTLFLCIGTVLFLIKRKLVKVFLSFIFSAPKIIISNIRSLSNIFNKKISGIFIHTERNS from the coding sequence ATGGATAAATTAATTCTACTTCTTTATTTTATTTTGGGAGGGTACTTATTATTCTATTGTACTTATTTCATGTCTACTTTGGTTATCGGATCATTTTACAAAACCAAATACGATCAACATCTTACAAATAAACATGATAATTGGTTGATTATAATCCCTGCTTACAACCCAAATTCAATTCTTCTTAAAGTACTAGAGTCTATTTATAAATTTAGCCCTAAAAACGACTATCAAGTATTTGTCCTTTTTCAAAATGCTGATCAAAAGATAATAGATAAATCTATAGCTAATTACACCTTTGAACATGATGAAAAATCATTCGATCCTAAACTTGGTAATACATATGTTCAGGCGTTGAAGTATATCAACTCTTCTATTAAAAATAAAGAAGATTTTACACATGTTATCTTATTAGATAAAGACAATATAGTTGATGAAAATTTTTTCTCAATATTAGCTACAATAAGAGCAAATGGTTTTGAATATATTCAAGGAAAAAGGTTACCGTTAGCTCTTAAAAATGGTGTAGCAAGTTATGATGCTATTTCAGAAGAATTGAATAATGTAACGCTAAGAAATTATAAAGCAGCTTTAAATTGGATGCCTGAATTAACAGGTAGTGCCTTTATTATTAAACAAAATTTATTTTACAATGGTATTGAAAATTTGGACTTAAAAAACCCTGGAATGGATAAGAATCTATTTTTAGAGTGGCTTTTAAATAGTAAGGAAAATATTAAAAGTACTTATACAGATAAAGCCTTGGTTTATGAAGAAAAAACAGATGATATAAAAGTACTGAAACAACAAAGAACAAGATGGTTTGCTGAACAATATTTGACTGCATTTGCGTACAGTAAAAAATTAATTTCAAGGTTCATTAAAACGGGTCGTTTAGAAATACTAGATTATACAATATCAATTTTTAGACCTCCAAGGAGTGTAGTCTACTTAATACTTCCTCTATTCTTTATACTTGAACGAATATTTATTCCTCAATATTATCTATTTACATTAAGTACTTTATTTCTATGTATTGGAACTGTCCTCTTCTTGATTAAAAGAAAACTAGTTAAAGTATTCTTGAGTTTTATATTTAGTGCTCCAAAGATAATCATCAGTAATATTCGTAGTCTATCAAATATTTTCAACAAAAAAATTAGCGGAATTTTTATACATACTGAAAGAAATAGTTAA